In Diceros bicornis minor isolate mBicDic1 chromosome 13, mDicBic1.mat.cur, whole genome shotgun sequence, the sequence cccctgtgGTCCCTGCTTTACACTTGCCCATGCACCGATCGCTGGGATGAGCAGCGGCCACGAGCAGCGGCCACAGCGAGCCTTCTGTGCATAGGACTGGACCCTGGCTGTGCTGGGCAAGCGGGGCCGCTGGATCCCGAGCCGGAGCCCCAGGTGGGTGCAGCCCTCCTCCTCCTGAGGCCCGTCCTGGCCGCCCCCGCCAACCTCGCCCTTCAGTGCCCGGCCATGCAGGTCCAGGGCCTGGACCCTCACACCTCTGCCTCCCCCAGGAGCAGCGTCGCCAAGATGAACATCTTGTACCAGGAGCTCAACTACCGCACAGTGGACGAGACGCCCGTGTACTCAGTGAGCTGGCCAGGGACCACGGCCTGGGGTGGGAGCAGGGCCTGTGGCTGGCCAGACCCGCTGGGCGCTGCCCCGGCAGGGACCTGGGCACCCACTCACTGCCCACTGATGCCACAGGTGCCGCGGCTGCTTTCGGCCATGGGCAGCCTCTGGAGCCTGTGGTTCGGCTCGTCCgtgctctctgtcctggagctgcTGGAGCTGCTGCTGGATGCCGCGGCCCTTGCCCTGCTGCTGGGCTGCCGCCGGCTCCGTGGCACTGGGGGTGCCCAGCCGGGGGCGGCCAGAAGGGCATCCTACCCCGGGCCGGAGGCCACCCAGTTGCCCAGTGACTGCAGGCCTGATGTTGAATGTCCAGGGGCCCGGCTGGCCTCATCTCCTGCAACGCTTCCAGGGGCTCCGGCAGGGGCCTCGGCTGAGGAGTCTCGGCTGTGAGAGTGTGCATGTCTCCACAGGGGAGCGTGTCAGTGTCTTGTATCTGCACATGTGTTTCTGAGCGTATTGATGACGTGTGTCTACACCTGTGTGTAGGTGTGTGGGTATCAGGCCGAGGCTCCCGAGGCTCAGGGCAAGTGGGAGGGCCAAGCCGAGGCGCTTGGTGACTTTGGGCTGCTCTGTAATAAAATCACAATTCCACCTGGAGATTGGCATGTTTCTCCCCAGTCACCCTTCCCTGAGGAAGCCGAAAACCTCAGGCTGCACTCCACACTCCTTGGAGCCACAGACATGCCGTTGGGGCTGGGGGACAGGAGGACACTTGCCCAGGGGACAAGCCCAGCCCAGAGCATCCTTGCCAGTTGGCGtccatccccactcccaccagAGGCCACAGTCTAGGCCAGAGAAGGGCAGGGGGCCAGAGAAAGGGGCCTGGGGTGTCAGGAGCCAGTTTTCATCAAAGAAGCCCCTGCCTCCCCGCAGGCCCCTGGCAGGCGGCAGCTGCATCCTGGCTGGTGGCATCTTTTTGGGCGGTGGTGCTACCCCACTCAGGACCACCCCTCGGGGAAGGCAGGGGACCCAGAGACCCCCCTCCCCAGCTGAGACAGAGCGAGTGAGGCAGGTGAGCCGATGACAGGCTGCAGGTGCAAGCAGTTTATTAACATGATCTGGAGCAGGGGCAGTCCCGCCAACCCGAGGCCCAGGGGTGAGGCCCTGATGCAGGCAGCAGAGTGGGAGCTGGGGGCAGAGCTCaagcagggagagagaaggagttATTCTGCTCTTTAGGAGTTACAGCCAGCAGGCGAGGGAGCGGGCGCCGGCCAGTGCTCACCCTGCCACACATGGAGCCTCCCCGGGCAGCCTTTGCATAGTGATCAGCCGACTGGCCTTGGCCTGACCAAGGGCCCAAGTTGGGGAGAGGCCCGGCCCTGCCCTTgggcttcaggaaaggggaacGCATAAGGCATCGGTGGGCCCTAGGGACTGAGCTGAGGGACCCCTGGACCCATCTGAGGGCCCCGCCAAGGGGCGAGGCTGGCGAGGGGGCAGGGCAAGGGGGCAGGACAGGGCTACAGGGGCCGCCCCTGCAGCAGGCAGAGCCGGGGTCACGGTGGTCCTTGCGAGTCCACAGAGAAAGGACGTGAGACAGAGAACGAGGTTGGTAGAAAATCCACTCAGTTGGTGACAAAGAACACCGGATGTGCGGGTAGAAAGTGCCAAAGTCCTTTATGCACCGGCTCTGGGCCAAGTGCCTCTGCAGGAGGCAGGGACAGGTCTGGCTGCCCAGACAGGGGCCTGTGTGGCCAGCCATGCGGCCTCGGACGCCCGCGTCCAGCCAGGGCCAAGGCTCCAGGCCAGAGCCCCACCCAGCACCCGAGAAGCCCAGCCTGGACACTGGTCACTAAGTGAGGTACACAGGTTGATTCCCTGGATGGGCGGCCCCCCACCCTTGCCTGGTGGCCAGCCACCAGCCCCGCTGCCtagtggaggggctctgggggtGTAGGAGGGACCCAGCTAACAGGTCTGTGTTCTGGGGCAGTAAAGGCGGGTGCACAAGGTGACAcaggccctgagggcagggaggggcacaAAGTGACATGGGCCCTGGGGAGGGGGTCACAAGGTGACATGGGGCCTTGAGAGTGGTTTGTGACATGAGTGACCTAGGCCTCCCGAGGAAGGGGTCACCTGAAAACATGAGGTGAAGGGCACCATCCCCAGAGAAACATGGGGCTTGAAAAGACTCAGTGCTGGGGTCCCTCTCCTGGCCCTGGGGTCAGGGCAGCTCTGAGGAGGGTGGACAGGCAGCAGGGGCTCCAGGAGCACCCCACATCACGGCTCTCGGGAAATGGGCCCATGGTCATCTGGGCAGGGCCGTGGCGGCCAGGCAGGGCGAGCGGGGCCGGGCGGGGATCCCCAGCGGGGTCATGCAGGTGCCCGGCCCCTCCACCCTAGCTCTCCTCCAGGTGGAGGCTGATGAACTCCTGGATGCACCTGCGGTACTGGAGCTCTGTGGGGCTGCTGCCCGCCAGGGGGCCTGGCTGGCCTGGGGGCGCCTCGGCCTCACGCATCTCCTCAGTCATGCGCGCCAGacggagcctgggggagggacaGAGTGAGGCGCCCCCGGCCCCCCCCACGACACACCACCTGACCCCCCAGGTGCCCCCTGCATGCCCCCAGTGGCGTGTCATCGTCTACCCCgcggccccctggtgcccccaccCTCGCTCACAGCGTGACAATGTCGGCGTTCGCCTCCTGGACCGCAATGCTCAGCGGGTCCCGCTGCTCGTGGTCCAAGGCGTGCTGGTCGGCCCCACGCTTCAGGAACAGGCAGACCTGGCTGAGGGTGGAGGGAACGTGTCGGGGCAGGTGGGGGCACTGGTGAGAGGGAGACCCCGGTCTGCAGTGGAGGGGCGCCGTGACTCACCCAGTGTGGCCCAGCAGCGTGGCGTGGTGCAGGGGCGCCCGGCCCCGGCTGTCTCTTTGGTTCACGTCTGCTCCATTTTGCAGGAGGAATTCACAGACGATCAGGGAGCCCTGGGGAACAGGGGCAGTTCAGACTGAGCCTGAGAGATGGCCCCTCGCAGGGCCCCTCGGCGTCCCCAGCCAGCACGGAGCCCGGTCTCCAGGGGAGAACAAGGGGCCCTCGTGTGCGTGCCCCAAAAGAGCAGGCCCTGCAGATGCAGTGCCAAGTGCACCTGTGCCCTGCGCAGCCCCACGCCGCTCACCCCCAGCACGGCCTGCACCAATGGAGTCTTGCCCTCGTCCTCCGTGTCGGGCCAGTTGACCTCGGCCCCGTGGGCCAGCGCCGCGGCCAGTGTGGGGAGGTCGCGGGTGCGTGCTGCGCGGTGCGCCAGGAGTCCAGGGTGCAGCTCGCGCACATCCGCCAAGCCCCAGGCCTCGGCCTCGGCCTCCCCATCTGCCTCGCCGCTGGACTCCTCCGAGTCTGCGCGCTCTGCGGGAAGGGGGTTGGTCAGGGGCTGCGACCTGGGCCGGAGTGGGGGAGGTGGCAGAGCGGCTGCAGCGAGGTGGGGAGATGCACACCCACCCTCCTCAGTGACGCTGTCCACCACAGAGCTGGTGCTGAAGGCCAGGACGTCCGAACTGCCATCAGAGCTGCCCCCTAAGCCGCTGTCGCTGCTCAGACCTGTGGGGTCAGTGGGCAGAGGGGGTCCTGAGTGTCCTTGACTCCTCCCAGAGCCCTGGGGAAAGGCTGGACCCCCACCCATCCTCCAGGGATGCCCCGGGGCAGAAGCAGCCCCTACAAGGGGGCCCAGGGGGGCCCTGCTCAGGATGGGAGGAAGCAGGGGGAAAACCAAGTAACAGCTCAAAGGACCACAGTTGCCCCCCGGGAGCACTGTCCTGCATGGAGGTCCACTCTCTGGCCGGTCAGACCTAGCAGGATGGGCAATTTGCAGGCATTCAGCCCTGACTGTGGCCAGGGCATGCTGGAAAGTCACTGCGCAGCTGTGGGGTCTTCGCGGAGCCCTGGAGACACCGGCCCCAGGCAGCAGGAGCGAACTCTTGCCCAGCTCACCCAGCAGGCCTTGTAGAAGAGCCCCAGGCTTAGGGACAGTAAGGCAGCGCCCTCTGCTGCCCGCGGTCGCCCCTTTGTCAACCCCATCAGCCCTGCCAGTTCTTGGCCCTGGTCCACGCCTTCTGCCCACACTGCCCAGGAAGGCTCAGCATGTGCCCcaggctgatgagtggtgtgaacCGTCAACAGGCAGCCTTCGGAGGAGAGCCCTGACTTGCAGCGTCTGCCCCCCAACTCCAAGGGGGGTTGGGCAAGATGCCCACAACCGTCTCTCaggagctggctccagcacacaGCTGTCCAGACCCCAGCacgcacaggcacacacacgGGCCCCTcagcacacacgtgcacacgcacaTTCACATACCCATACTCATACAGCTGTGTGCACATTCACTCACACACATTTATAGCCACGTGCACGgtcacacacccacacatgtaCTCCTGTGTGCACTGCTGACGGTCGCTGTTGACGGTCACGGCCACGGTCTCCAAGTCAGCGGCCTGGTTACCCCAGCCCCTCAAGAAACTGTCCCAGCTTTAGCCCTGTTGGACCCCCAAATTCTCCCACCCCCAGACCAGCCTCCTGTGACACCACCTCTCTAGCCCAGTCCCTCCTGCAAGGAATGCCTGTCCTCCCATTCCCGGAGCAAGTGGCATGGCTGTCCACACTCGTCCACCCTCCAGGTGAGCCACGCCTGGCCCCTGCTCTGCCGCCCTGGCAGGCTGGGGAGTAGACAGAGGGGGCTGGGACCCTCATGGCACTCACTGCGTGGACCGGCCGCTGCAGCTGCTGTATCAAAGTAGGAGAAGAGGGAGTCCAGCTCATCCGGGCAGAAGAGGGAATCCCTGCGGAACTTGCGCTCCACAGCGCCTGCTGCAGGGGGACAGGGGCCCCAAATCATGCTGGGTGTTGAGCAGCGCTCGGAGGTGCCCCTGTgagcccctgcctccctccctgtcctACCCTCCTTGACCTCCCTGGGGCCCAGGGTTTGGTGGCTCATCCCCACCGCTGGAGCCCTCTGCCCACCCCTGCCCAGGTATGTGGCTGAGGGTGCAGCCTGCAGGCAGCCCTCCCACCTGAGGACAGAGTAGCCACGGAGGGCAGGATGGGCTCCAGCCGGACCTTGCGGCGGGCAGTGGGGGCGCGGGGGGAGCTGTGGTGGCGCTGGCACTTCTGTGCGCGCCAGCGCCGCGGGGCCTCCCGGGCCGGTGCTGAGGGCAGCTTCCGCAGAAACTTCTTTTCCACATATTTGTCCTTGATCCAGGCCTCCTTGTCCTGCCTGGAGCAGGGGCGGACGTGAGGCTGCACTCACAGGCTGGGGCTCCCCAGGCCCTATCCAGGCTGCCCCCCACCTCACCTGGGGCTGCTGGCCGTGGGCTTCCTGCTGCCCAGCCCCTCGCACTGGGCCTCATAGATGTGGTTCACGGCGCTGTTTCCAAGCTCACACATCAGCTAGCAGGGGACGGGGCATGCGGGCATTAGTCCAGCTCACAAACCCCCCAGCTTGCAGACCCGGCTCCTACCCCCACTTCCCCCCAGCAGCCCGATGGCCTGCGACGGCCCCCCACGCACCTTCAGCAGCTCTGGCTCCCACGAATCCAGAGTCAGGGACCGCACCTTGGAGCAGTGGACACCCAGGCTCCTGGACGGCAGGGGGCAGGGGTGAGTCAGGGCAGGCGTCAGGTGCGGACTCACCCCCGTGCCCCGTTTGCCCGCCTGGTGGGCCACCTGTGGATGCCTGAGCACTCGATGCAGAGCAGCACCCCCAGGTTGATGCTGGCCCAGCGGGGGTCCAGCTGACCGCAGTCGCTGCACTGGCTGTTGCCAGCCACGCTCTGCACGCGCTGCAGCACGCTCTCGCCCTTGACGCTGCGCTCCCGAGAGTCTGTGGCTGAGTCGATGCTGCTTGTGGACGGGGATGCCGTGCGGTCCAGCCTCTGGGGATGGTGTGAGGGGCCACTCAGCCCGACaggagctccagcctcagtttccccggggacccctcttcctccccagccAGAGATGCCAGCACAGGCTAGGGCCCCGAAGCACACGCTGCacacgcatgtgtgtgtgcacacacacgcacacacacacatgcacacatgcatgcttGCACTGCACGCACACGCTCGCATGCAGCCTGCAGGGGCTGTCTCCCTGTGGCACATaggtgtgtgcacgcatgtggaGGGTGCTGGGAGGGCCACACCTCGCTGTAGCAGCTGTCTGGGCTCTCCCGGTAGGCAGAGGCGATGCTGGCCTGCACGGCGTGAACCCAGGCCTGCCGTAGCTTCTCGGAGTCGGCCTGCAGCATGCAGCTCCTGGGGGAAGGGGCCGTCAGGCTGGGCGGCagggcccctccccacccctccccaggctggtcctcctcacttGGTGGGTGACACGACCTCAAAGCAGAACCTCCGCTCAATGTCCTCACACGGCTTCACTGAGCACAGGCGGAGGTCATCCACCACCACGGTCAGCACGTCCTGCGGGCGGGACACCACGGCCCTTGTGGTCAGCACCCAGCCCTGACTGCCCGTTTATTGCATTGCCTTAGAGACACAGACCATCTGAGACCCAAGGGGTCTCTGTCCCCTGACCACTCAGGCTTTGGTGCCCATCAGCATCCTCTGCTCCACGGACCAGCCCGCCCCAGGGTTCCAGTGGGCACAGGTCCAGCAGCCTTCAGCGCACCTTGAGTTTCTTCTGGTAGACCAGCTGGCTGTTCTGGATGGAGAACCAGCGCCTGGGCAGGTGGATGGGCCAGGAGGGGTCAGGCAGAGCCAGCTCCCACGGCCGCCCTGCAGCCCCCAGAGGAAGGCCCCTCCCTCACCGGTTCCACGTCTTGAAGGCGTTGCTGGCCCTCTTGAAGAGGTACCCCTCCATCACCACGCCGCTGGGCGCGTCCACGTCAAACTCTGCTTTAGGCTCATCATAGGAGAAGTCCTGGGAGCGGTTGGAGCCCGGTCCCAGTGAGCGCCCACCCCTGGCTGTGAGGACATTGCCGCCCTCCCAGGGCCCCCAAGCCAAGGCTGAGGTGGGGCACTGCTCTTCATAGCCACTTCCTGACCCCAGCAAGGCACCTGCCCCAAAACCCCCACAGGAGCAGATGCCTCACATCACAGCTGGGGCCCCGAGAGCTCCAGCCCACCCCAGCCTTGTAGGGAGAGCAGGCTCTGGGATCAGGAAGGAAACTGCCTCCCCCTGTCCTGAGTCCCCATTCATGTCGCCAGCTGGGCCTGCTCCGCGGCCTGACAGAGCTCCATTCACGCGGGCTGGGGAGACACTGAGTGTTGTCCTGTGTGTCAGGCGGCAGGAGAGGAggcccagccacctgctcccctggCTGAGCGGGGGCAGGAAGGGACAGCTGCTGCCACTTCCACGGGGGACGCAGTCCCAGCTCAGCTCAGGTCCTGCTGGTGCCAGCCACCGCTTACAGGGAAGCGCGCACAGGTGCCAGGGGAGCTCTGAGGCTGGTGGGAGGTGTCCTTGGTGCTGAAGCTCCGTGGGGCGGGAGAGGGCAGAGGCCCCGCCGCCTGgttctccccctccccacacccttcCCCCAGGGTGGACGCCTCCTCACCTGCAGCAGCGTCTGAGGGGCCGAGCAGGggcgggtgggaggagggagagacagcCAGTGAGCGACggccccccgccccacccccaggctCCCTGTGGTCCTGCGGAGGCAACTGTCTGGCGGGCAAGCAATGGGGCTCCAGTAGGAGGCCAGTGACTGAGGCCCTGCAGGCCACCAGTGGCCTTGAAGGAAGGAGACCCTGGGTCGCAGCTGCAGCCCCAGCATCTGTCCGCCGAGGGGTTGGCCCCTCTGCCCACCCAGCCCTGGCCTCTAAGTGACCACAGGGCCGCTCCCCGACTCCATCACGTGGAGGCCCCTAACGTGTTCTGAAGAGAAGCAGTGTCAGCCCTGCAGAGGGGGCCGGCCTAGAGGAAGGGGCAGAGCATGTGTGTGAGCAGGTGGGCCTCCCGGGTCAGCTGCACGGAGAGAGGGTGAGGGGTGGCGGCCTTTTGGGGTCTCCCTCCACACAGGGAGGTCAGGGGCTGCAGGGCCTCACCCGCTGCTGGATGGCAGCGTGCTTGCGTTCCATCTCGCGCTTCTCCACCGCCGAGTCGATCACCAGCTGGTCCAGCTGTGGGGGCGGGGCGTCATGGAGGGAGGTGACCCCCGCCCCctgacccagccctagccctccCACAGGCGCACCTCGGCGGCCAGCCTCTTCATGTAGGGGTCCAGCTGGTGCAGCAGGCTGTAGCCCTGCTGGAAGAAGCTGTGCTGGGCGAGCATGAAGGTCAGCATCTGTGGGGCAGGAGCCCGCCCTCAGCAGCAGCGGCCGCACGCACACCTCACTCAGCACCCGCTGCACACGCCTGGACTCAAGGGCAAGCCCCTGGCCCGGCCCTCACCAAGCACTCACAGAATCCAGGATCTCAAACTTCTTCTTGGCTTGGAGGACGTTGATCTGCCAGGGGAGTGAACAGGCGAAGGGTGTCAGGGCCGAGGCAGCCCATGCCTATACCTTGTCACAGCCTCCACTCAGGCTGCTTGTAGTACCCTAAGACTCCCAGCTCATCTTCACCTCCCTGAACTTGTGCCAGCCCCACCCTCCCATGGTCCTGGAGTACTTCCCCATGTCAAGACATAAGGTCCCTCCCCTGGGCAAAGCCAAGAATTCTCATCCCTGCTCCAACTCCCTCCAAGCCCTCCCTCAGCAAGGTCTTTGAGGCCTCTGCCCCCTGCAGCCCACAGCCCCAGGCTTGTCCCAGCCCATCTCTGCCTCCGGGCCTTTGCCTGGGCACCTCCCCCACATCCCTTCCCAAGATCTGGCATCTCAGATTTTCTAGAGCCAGAGGGGCCCTCCAGACGTGGGCTCCACCTGTCTGCAGGAACACAGGAACAGCTCCCACCCCACTCCAGGACCCAACCACTCCAAGCCCAGTGGCTGACCTGCAGCACATAGTCTAATGCCAGGTGGCGGAAGCACTTCCGGGTGAGGCTCAGGGCACCCGTGGCCTCCTCCACCTCATGGGGCCGGTGCCGTGGGGCCTGGGCGTTCCTCACCAGGGACAGCTCCATGTCCTCTCGCACTTTGTCAAACTGCTTCTTGGTCTCCTTGAACTTCCGCACGTCCCTGGGGCCGGTGGGTGTCAGGTCAGGGTTTGAGAAAGGGCTCACACGGGGTTTCCCACCTTCATAAAATGCCCTCCCTCTGCGACCAGCCACTCTCTGTGCTCCTGGGCAGGGCCTCCCCATCCTGGCCCCCTCCCCCACGTCCTGCAACcatcacccccccaccccctcctcctcccctccagccAGGCCCTTTCCCTGATTCAAGGCCTCCCTTTACCCTTCACCACCTCACTCCCAGGGTCAGTCCAGCCCAGAGTGACCTCCAGCCTCACCCCAGACTCCAGACTCATGTACCCAACTCaacttgacatctccacttggggGTCCCTAGGCACCCCAAATGCACACACAGGCGCCCAGCTCAGACCCCTGTGcagccccacctcctcccaccaCGACCCTGACTCCCTCCATGGTCCTGCCCTCATGCCTGGCCTGAGGCCCTCCTGGCTGTCCTCTGCTCCCtgacccctgccctgccctccaggcACGCTGTGTTTGCTCAGCCCCAGCCCTGTCCCACCTCCAAACCTTCGCTCCTGCTGAGTCCCCCCTCCCCAAGTCTTGAGGCCTCAGCCCCAGGACCCCTCCAGATCAAGCACAGCTGCGTCTGCTCCCTACTCCCGCACAGGTGTCACTGCTGACCCCTCCCAGGGCCAGGAGAGCCCAGGCCTCCCTCGGGGGTCTGAGGGTTGCGGGGCCACTCACTCTTTGATGAAATTGTGGAGTTGCTGCCGCACAGACCTCTGGGCCTGGTCAAACAGGATCTGGGGGCCAAGGGAGGGTGGGGTGTTGGGTTCCAGACCCTATCCCCCAGGTGAGAACCAGGGAAAGCCCTGCCCACCCTGCCTGGGCCCCAGCTGGTCCCTCGAGCAGAACCAGTCTCGCAGGGTCTAGGGGAGTGGGTGCCGCCCCCAGGCCTGGGTTGGTGCCCAGAGGCAACAGCTGTGAccacctgcccacctcccccACGTGGCTCTTGGACTAGAGGCCCAGGTGTCCCAGATGGTCCCTCCTATTGCTGCACCCAACATCGGCCTGAACGGCCTCCATCGCCTCCTGGCCCTGGGAGGTCACCTCGAGGATGACCAGCCCCGCAGTGGAAGGATGGGTCAGAGCCTGGCTCTCGAGGgatctggcctgggagagggtACAGTGGTTGTCAGGAGCTGGAGGGGCCCCCCAACAGCACTGACTGGACCCAGAATCAGATCCTCCTTCATGCGGGTAGGGCTGGGCCCTAACCGAgagcagaaagacagacagacagggcagGACGAGCTGTCCTGagcgggtttatttctgaacttatTTCTGAACAAGGAGCGGGGCCCCTTGTTTAGTCTGGGGCTCTGGTTCCAGGCCACTGGCCAACGTGTGCCTCAGGCCCTGTTCTGCGTGTCCACGCTGGGGGCCCCCGAAGGGCTCAAGGTGACCCAGACCCAACCCGGGTAGCAGTGAGGTCAGGAGTCATCCAGGGGCTATGCGGTCAGGCTGGAAGATGCTTCTGCCACCTGGCTGAAGACCCCTGCCTAGTTGGGGGGCACTGATGAACCTCTAAGGCCTCCCCCACCTCGAGACCccactgcctgcagccctgggctgtgttgccacctccctccacccccaggatCCAAGCACCTCCCCActgtctggccctcacctgggaCATCGCAGAGCACCTTACTGACGGCCCCCCACTCCCACTAAGACCACGGAGCAGAGACATGGCCTCCTCCCACAGCCATCCGCCAGCTCAGCTCCCTCTGAGCCAGCCCAGTGAGAGCATTCCAGGCTGGGCAGGGCCTGTGGGGAGCCGGTGGGGGGGCTGCCTGAGACAGGCTGACAGCGATGAGGAAGCCGGATGGACGTGCCCTTGGACAGGCCCCCATCCAGCCAGGGCTTACCATGTGGTAGTTGACCATCTCCTGCAGGCTGTCTCCAAACCTCTGCAGACACTCCTGGGGGAGGTGGGCAGATCCCTCACTCAGATAGGGCAGCCATGACCCGGAGCGCCCAGCACCTCCCCACCCACAGGCCACAGAGCCACCCCTGCAGCCCAGTGCAGACGCCCACCGGCTCCCAGGGCCTGGGCACCCTTGAGGGGCTGCCTGCCCATGCTGCCCCTGACTAGAGGTCAGAGATCAGCTGCCCCTCACCGAGATGGCGGTGTCGCCCTGGCACTGCTGGGACAGGTCGCGGACGCCACTCACGAAGAGCCTGTTGGTTGCAACGTAGGCCTTGCCAGCCTCAATCATGCCGCTGCACAGCTTGACCAGCTACGGACGGGACAGAGGGAATAACACGTGTGTCTCCTGCGAGCACCAACACTTACCACACAGAGGCCAGACCACAGAGACGGAGACCCACCAGGGCGGCCAGAATTCAGCTCAGAGCCCGTCAGTGCCCAGAACACAGCTGCCCCTGAGCAGCCCAGGGCCGGAGAAGGGCTGCCACGGCCCGCCCGCACCTGCCTGATGCTGGAGGACAGCGTGGTGCCGCCCAGGCCTCGGCTCCAGAGCAGGGGGTTGGAGCAGGACAGGGAAGCCCCGAGCAGGGAacccagggctggggtgggcgtGTGGTCCCAGCCAATGGTCAGCAGGAGCAGCCCGTGAGGGGGCTCAGGGATGctgcccctccttccttcctctggctTTGaagcctcttccctcctcccctgccctgctTCCACCCTCGGACCCCAACCGAGTCACTCAGAGGCacagcccccccgcccccagcagcAGCCCTCACCCCAAAGACAGCTGAGGGGACTCTCCAAGGCCCACCCTCGTTAACTTGAGGAGACCCAGGGCAGACATGTGTGCGTGTGGCACGTGCACCCCGAGACAGGTGGAACAGGCTACAGCTGGGGTGAACGAGAGACAGACTCACGTCCTGTGCACAACACAC encodes:
- the ACAP3 gene encoding arf-GAP with coiled-coil, ANK repeat and PH domain-containing protein 3 isoform X1, whose protein sequence is MGASHPTGPLPAWGGGGPGRLWSQLDLGPSPAPPPRAASASPSLHLLACLRGVDGRATIDEVETDVVEIEAKLDKLVKLCSGMIEAGKAYVATNRLFVSGVRDLSQQCQGDTAISECLQRFGDSLQEMVNYHMILFDQAQRSVRQQLHNFIKEDVRKFKETKKQFDKVREDMELSLVRNAQAPRHRPHEVEEATGALSLTRKCFRHLALDYVLQINVLQAKKKFEILDSMLTFMLAQHSFFQQGYSLLHQLDPYMKRLAAELDQLVIDSAVEKREMERKHAAIQQRDFSYDEPKAEFDVDAPSGVVMEGYLFKRASNAFKTWNRRWFSIQNSQLVYQKKLKDVLTVVVDDLRLCSVKPCEDIERRFCFEVVSPTKSCMLQADSEKLRQAWVHAVQASIASAYRESPDSCYSEVWPSQHPPHACTHLCATGRQPLQAACERRLDRTASPSTSSIDSATDSRERSVKGESVLQRVQSVAGNSQCSDCGQLDPRWASINLGVLLCIECSGIHRSLGVHCSKVRSLTLDSWEPELLKLMCELGNSAVNHIYEAQCEGLGSRKPTASSPRQDKEAWIKDKYVEKKFLRKLPSAPAREAPRRWRAQKCQRHHSSPRAPTARRKVRLEPILPSVATLSSGAVERKFRRDSLFCPDELDSLFSYFDTAAAAAGPRSLSSDSGLGGSSDGSSDVLAFSTSSVVDSVTEEERADSEESSGEADGEAEAEAWGLADVRELHPGLLAHRAARTRDLPTLAAALAHGAEVNWPDTEDEGKTPLVQAVLGVSGVGLRRAQGSLIVCEFLLQNGADVNQRDSRGRAPLHHATLLGHTGQVCLFLKRGADQHALDHEQRDPLSIAVQEANADIVTLLRLARMTEEMREAEAPPGQPGPLAGSSPTELQYRRCIQEFISLHLEES
- the ACAP3 gene encoding arf-GAP with coiled-coil, ANK repeat and PH domain-containing protein 3 isoform X3, encoding MGASHPTGPLPAWGGGGPGRLWSQLDLGPSPAPPPRAASASPSLHLLACLRGVDGRATIDEVETDVVEIEAKLDKLVKLCSGMIEAGKAYVATNRLFVSGVRDLSQQCQGDTAISECLQRFGDSLQEMVNYHMILFDQAQRSVRQQLHNFIKEDVRKFKETKKQFDKVREDMELSLVRNAQAPRHRPHEVEEATGALSLTRKCFRHLALDYVLQINVLQAKKKFEILDSMLTFMLAQHSFFQQGYSLLHQLDPYMKRLAAELDQLVIDSAVEKREMERKHAAIQQRDFSYDEPKAEFDVDAPSGVVMEGYLFKRASNAFKTWNRRWFSIQNSQLVYQKKLKDVLTVVVDDLRLCSVKPCEDIERRFCFEVVSPTKSCMLQADSEKLRQAWVHAVQASIASAYRESPDSCYSERLDRTASPSTSSIDSATDSRERSVKGESVLQRVQSVAGNSQCSDCGQLDPRWASINLGVLLCIECSGIHRSLGVHCSKVRSLTLDSWEPELLKLMCELGNSAVNHIYEAQCEGLGSRKPTASSPRQDKEAWIKDKYVEKKFLRKLPSAPAREAPRRWRAQKCQRHHSSPRAPTARRKVRLEPILPSVATLSSAGAVERKFRRDSLFCPDELDSLFSYFDTAAAAAGPRSLSSDSGLGGSSDGSSDVLAFSTSSVVDSVTEEERADSEESSGEADGEAEAEAWGLADVRELHPGLLAHRAARTRDLPTLAAALAHGAEVNWPDTEDEGKTPLVQAVLGVSGVGLRRAQGSLIVCEFLLQNGADVNQRDSRGRAPLHHATLLGHTGQVCLFLKRGADQHALDHEQRDPLSIAVQEANADIVTLLRLARMTEEMREAEAPPGQPGPLAGSSPTELQYRRCIQEFISLHLEES